One genomic segment of Mesoterricola silvestris includes these proteins:
- a CDS encoding adenylate kinase: MRIVLLGAPGAGKGTVAKQLTAFDGSVQISTGDLLRAAVKAGTPLGRQAQAYMERGDLVPDRLIMGMVEQRFQEHPGEGFILDGFPRTIPQAVSLGLLLKGLDLPLHLVVNLAVPEEVILDRLTTRRTCSNPGCNAIYNVKSNPPAPDGTCRACGCSVIQREDETPAAIARRLEVYRQQTNPLVGHYQRTGLLLTVEELDTAAIVKTIAGALATQVA, encoded by the coding sequence ATGCGCATCGTACTCTTGGGTGCGCCCGGGGCCGGCAAGGGCACCGTGGCCAAACAGCTCACGGCCTTCGACGGCTCCGTGCAGATTTCCACCGGCGACCTCCTCAGGGCCGCCGTGAAGGCCGGAACGCCCCTGGGCAGGCAGGCCCAGGCCTACATGGAGCGGGGCGATCTCGTCCCCGACCGGCTCATCATGGGCATGGTGGAGCAGCGCTTCCAGGAACACCCCGGCGAGGGCTTCATCCTGGACGGCTTCCCCCGCACCATCCCCCAGGCCGTGTCCCTGGGCCTGCTCCTCAAGGGCCTGGACCTGCCCCTGCACCTGGTGGTGAACCTGGCGGTGCCCGAGGAGGTCATCCTGGACCGGCTCACCACGCGCCGCACCTGCTCGAACCCGGGCTGCAACGCCATCTACAACGTCAAGTCGAACCCGCCCGCCCCGGACGGCACCTGCCGCGCCTGCGGGTGCAGCGTCATCCAGCGGGAGGACGAGACCCCCGCCGCCATCGCCCGGAGGCTGGAGGTCTACCGGCAGCAGACCAATCCCCTGGTGGGCCACTACCAGCGCACCGGCCTCCTGCTCACCGTGGAGGAGCTGGACACGGCCGCCATCGTCAAGACCATCGCCGGAGCCCTGGCCACGCAGGTGGCCTGA
- a CDS encoding CYTH domain-containing protein: MAKEIERKYQVKLDAWVPQGEGIHFKQGYLNSQKERVVRVRIEGTRAKLTIKGITTGVTRSEFEYAIPVEDAAVLLDNLCEQPLIDKHRHKEVHFGKTWEIDVFHGLNEGLVVAEIELASENEAITLPAWAGTEVSSDPRYFNSNLLKNPYTTWNKA, encoded by the coding sequence GTGGCCAAGGAAATCGAACGCAAGTACCAAGTGAAGCTGGACGCCTGGGTCCCCCAGGGCGAAGGCATCCACTTCAAGCAGGGCTACCTCAATTCCCAGAAGGAGCGGGTCGTGCGCGTGCGCATCGAAGGCACCCGCGCCAAGCTCACCATCAAGGGGATCACCACCGGCGTGACGCGCTCCGAGTTCGAGTACGCCATTCCCGTGGAGGACGCCGCCGTCCTCCTGGACAACCTCTGCGAGCAGCCCCTCATCGACAAGCACCGCCACAAGGAGGTGCACTTCGGCAAGACCTGGGAGATCGACGTCTTCCACGGCCTCAACGAGGGCCTCGTGGTGGCCGAGATCGAGCTGGCCTCCGAGAACGAGGCCATCACCCTGCCCGCCTGGGCCGGCACGGAAGTCTCCAGCGATCCGCGCTATTTCAATTCCAACCTGCTCAAGAACCCCTACACTACCTGGAACAAGGCTTAA
- a CDS encoding OprO/OprP family phosphate-selective porin — MKLFVTPLALAILAGPLAAQAPTDAEKRIADLEKKVDKLTKAQAKKSDDSKDSGFYVKFGGRFHLDSVFFDGNQNRLANGTQLRRGRISFKAGFGKDWVAEGDYDFAEGDASIKDMWIGYQGLKDTLIQVGQFKEPFGFDTLSSSNAIWFTERSYSDVWAPDRHVGIAIAKWGDRWQGKASFFGQAIDDTNTADTNGSDQGWGYAARFTVAPILVSESKAIHFGVAMANRTPIADYSTTTLVPVGNEVYAVDFSGRPEAGKISKAKFLNAKVANVKNYTQVGGEFVGVWNAFSWQSEYQQTKVKRRDAIGTTPAALAASVVDHTFSTYYGQVSWIFGGQRTYSAQDGLFGKVNPSNKLGALEVVARYSKMNQDDLTAIDPVKGGQAKNLSLGLTWYTNKNLRWMIDYTKVDNNENAKPKGVYGGIVNDDFSITTLRLQVNF; from the coding sequence ATGAAGTTGTTCGTCACGCCCCTGGCCCTCGCGATCCTCGCGGGCCCCCTCGCCGCCCAGGCGCCCACCGACGCCGAGAAGCGCATCGCCGACCTCGAGAAGAAGGTGGACAAACTCACCAAGGCCCAGGCCAAGAAATCCGACGATTCCAAGGACAGCGGGTTCTACGTCAAGTTCGGCGGCCGCTTCCACCTGGATTCCGTCTTCTTCGACGGCAACCAGAACCGCCTGGCCAACGGGACCCAGTTGCGCCGCGGGCGCATCAGCTTCAAGGCCGGCTTCGGCAAGGACTGGGTGGCCGAAGGCGACTACGATTTCGCCGAAGGCGACGCCTCCATCAAGGACATGTGGATCGGCTACCAGGGCCTCAAGGACACCCTGATCCAGGTGGGCCAGTTCAAGGAGCCCTTCGGCTTCGACACCCTCTCCTCCTCCAACGCCATCTGGTTCACCGAGCGCTCCTACAGCGACGTGTGGGCTCCCGACCGCCACGTGGGCATCGCCATCGCCAAGTGGGGCGACCGCTGGCAGGGCAAGGCCAGCTTCTTCGGCCAGGCCATCGACGACACCAACACCGCCGACACCAACGGCTCCGACCAGGGCTGGGGCTACGCCGCGCGCTTCACCGTGGCCCCCATCCTCGTCTCCGAATCCAAGGCCATCCACTTCGGCGTGGCCATGGCCAACCGCACCCCCATCGCCGACTACAGCACCACCACCCTGGTGCCCGTGGGCAACGAGGTCTATGCCGTGGACTTCTCCGGCCGGCCCGAGGCGGGCAAGATCAGCAAGGCCAAGTTCCTCAATGCCAAGGTCGCCAACGTCAAGAACTACACCCAGGTGGGCGGCGAGTTCGTGGGCGTGTGGAACGCCTTCTCCTGGCAGAGCGAGTACCAGCAGACCAAGGTCAAGCGCCGGGACGCCATCGGCACCACCCCGGCCGCCCTGGCCGCCTCCGTCGTGGACCACACCTTCTCCACCTACTACGGCCAGGTGTCCTGGATCTTCGGCGGCCAGCGCACCTACTCCGCGCAGGACGGCCTCTTCGGCAAGGTCAACCCCTCCAACAAGCTGGGCGCCCTGGAAGTGGTGGCCCGCTACAGCAAGATGAACCAGGACGACCTCACGGCCATCGACCCCGTCAAGGGCGGCCAGGCCAAGAACCTGTCCCTGGGCCTCACCTGGTACACCAACAAGAACCTGCGCTGGATGATCGACTACACCAAGGTCGACAACAACGAGAACGCCAAGCCCAAGGGCGTCTACGGCGGCATCGTCAACGACGACTTCTCCATCACCACGCTCCGCCTGCAGGTCAACTTCTAG